TGGATTTTTGGTCTCGGGCATCATACGGAGGTTGCTATTTTTAAGCAGAtgtttttgttcatgttttcttgtttgtcttAACTGAAACCAGAAGTTGCCAAATACATACAAGCTCAGTGTGGTTGGCTGTTGCAAAGTACTACTTAACAAGCTCTTATCGAGGGACTAAAATACAAAGTAATATGCAAAcactttatgaaaataattattttttattacatctgAGTATTTTCTATCAGGAACTCCTTGACTTCTGGAGGATTACTGTAATGCTAGtagaatagaaacaaaataaaacctacaGTTCCTTCTAGTGTTTGCAAAGCtattggcaattttttttttttttaatgggaattcAGTGTTCTCGTTGAGCTACGCTGTATGTAAACAGTGTGAGGCCCTGGGTGGGATGTTTCGGAGGAACTGTAGCATACAGTGAAACATAGACTGGTATTTTTAGTGTTACTAACATTCAATGCTGTATCTTATGGAAACTGTTGAATGCcacatgtatttctgtatgcTTGTTAATagaatttgtgttttcttgtgttcagttttgttaGCCAGGTGGACTTCTAAATTCTCCTTTGGAGAAActggtgggggaagaggaaggaacgCTGAAGATGTAGTCTGATACTTCTGCAAAGGGTTACATGGTGGTGTTAAATACCATGAAAGAACTGGACTGTGGCCTGAGAGGTGCTTCTCAATCCACAAGAGCTGGTTTGGGTCTTGGGACCGTCTTTTTGCTCAGTGTTAAGCACTGTGGTGCTACAGGTCCAGAAATTCTTGCAATGCTAGTGAATTTCCAGATGTAGTTGATGCGTCAtagaaacttcattttcataatGGTTGTAAGGGCTTTTCACGTATATTTACTGGAGGTCAGTCTTTGTTTGGATAGGCTGTTCTCCCTCTTGCAGTGGAAGGCCGTCTGTCCTTCTGGGAAGGACCGCATGATGGACCTGTTGTAGCCAGGCAGTGTGTGTCTCATGAGTACCAAACTTACAGCAAATGCCCAGGTTGCATAGAGGGGCAATGACCAACCAGCCAGCCTCCTGGGAACATTAGACTTTACCAGTTGTCCTGAAAATAATGCACTAGCTGTCCTGTGCTTGCATAGTAAGTCTTGTGCTTCTGTGAGAGCTGCACAACTGGATTGCGCGTGGGCCGTGAAGGACTGTGAGAGAGATAATAGCGGAAAGTGGGCTGCTGGGTTATATAACCACGCTCTGAAGCCTGCTCTGTTGGTGCGCCCAAATCCTGCCTGCTGTCTGATCTGGGGGTGGGCTGCAAGCTGAATTGGGTGGCCTAGTGGGCTGCGTGCAGGTGGAGCGTTGCTGTTGTAAAATACACTGttttgctgctccctgagatgtgatctttttttttgtagctcATTTCTTCTTGTGGTGGACCTTCTAATGGCAGGTGGCAATAGTGTTTGCTTCTTTTATGCTGCTGTGTTGTATAGAGTAATGGCTTCTGATGGGGgcaattttacttctttttaagaagTACGTATGCATGTAAAATTGGCTGAAAATCAAGGAGGATGGCCACCTGTAAAAATAGCCTTGAATAAAGAGGGATGACCTATTGTTCTTGCCATTCCCAACTCCAAAGCAGATCACAAGCACATGTGCCAGAAGACAGTAATACAGCTTGGGTAATACTTTGATTTGCCTTTCTTGGAACCTGTTTCTAGTTCCAGAAATAAAGGTTGAGtcttaagcttttaaaaaaaaagaacagaaactcTAAATTTTACTGTACCTGTAGAAATAGAGAATAAGTTTCTGTTAACTATAAAGTAAACATTAATTGTTCTGACTATTGAAAACACTTCTCGAAAGTAGACTTTGCAGCTTTGTAGAGGAAGAAACCTTAGAATGGACTAAATTCTGGtgcttattttaagaaagatacTAAAACCAGAGAGTCTTTACATAGTAAAGAGCTTGAACAGATGTCTGTTGTGTATGAATTATGGGAGTTGTAGGCCTTAGGGACAGAGCACATGACTGCTTTATGCTCACGATTACGGCTTCTGAGTCAGCTAGCAGCAGTACTTTCTCACATTTGTAGACtaaatgtcttctttttgtttgtagaTATGGCTCGCGGACAGCAGAAGATTCAGTCGCAgcagaaaaatgccaaaaagcaagctgagcaaaaaaagaaacaaggacaTGATCAGAAggctgcagccaaggctgccttgATATATACCTGCACTGTCTGTAGGGTAAGAGgaactgaagacaaaaatattatcGTAGGCAGGTCTGTCTTCCAGCCTAGAGCAGAAATTTTAGAAGTTTATATAGTGGAAACTAAAAAACTTCTTAAGTGGCTGTCTAGCTTGTTGCTATAAGCATTTGCATCTGTTATGTGACTTGCTTACATATTACTCAGCTGTACTCATAATTGAGATATGAGAAAATCTGAGAAGTCATATACAGATCTGTTCTGGGTAGTTATCTTGCTTTTTGAATTGAAGGGGTCTGCACGTGCTGTTAGtatgacatttaaaatgtaaaaagtgtGAGATCACTTCCTGTTTGATCTCCAAATGGAAACATCTTTTCTTGTGGTGGAATTGGCCTGTCTTAGAATCACTGCTTATTGATGTTAATGTAGagaggaaaagtggtggtgcCAAAAGCTTTAGAGTAAGTTTGATACACAGTAACTTCTACTAGAATAAATGACAAGAGGACAGAAATACAAGCACTAATCAGATTATACTTTCCTTCTGACTGGTTTTCCTGAACGTGCTTGTTTTGGAGCTAAAGGATAAACTTACCATTTCCACTTAAATGGTCAGTCCCAGAATAGATTTGTCACTTTGAATGTCTTCAGTAAGATTCCAAATTAAGGGCTGCTCGCTTAAGTACTTGTAACCAGCTGCTCTTCTTGTGAAATCAGGCTCTAGCAGCAATCACTTTGGGCAGTTGATGCCTGCAACTGTGTAGTAGCAATGATCTGAGATAGCTTGTGCCAAGTAGAGAATCAGTGTATGCCACATACTCTTTGGCCTATtgataaacaaaagaaatagcTTTGGTAAAGATTTGATTCTGGAAAGGATAAACATTTATCTTTTAGgtgttgaaaaagaaaatggtaggGAGGTAGGTTTTCCACCAAACTGGCATGTGAAGTGTAAGATCTGCAGGGAGGTTTCTAGCAAGAATAATACCATTGATGAACATGCCAAAACAGTGTGATACTAGTGCTTAAAAACACCTCTCTGAAAATCTGAGGTTAAATATTCTCTCTTAATCTGCAGCTAAACTAATGGTACTTCTGTCACTAGAGCAGTGTCATTGAGGAGGCAATTTGcttcagggaaaaggaaaataaaagatggcGGGGGAACAGGTTTTGCAGTATCATTTAGCTCTTGTACTGTGCATAAAGTTAAATGTCTCTCTTTAATCAGACACAAATGCCGGATCCCAAGACCTTCAAACAGCACTTTGAAAGCAAGCATCCTAAGACTCCACTTCCTCCAGAATTGGCTGATGTTCAGGCGTAAAGTTGTCTACAGGTCATtaccttaatttttaaatgattgtCTGAGGTATATTATGAATCAGTTTTTCTTACCACCACCAACTGGGACTTAaaacttgctttatttcctttaatatgaaaattaacTGTAGGTTAAGGTTATATTCCTGAACTGTTACACAGGAGATGCAAGCTAATACTTACATAGGTGAAATGGCTGTGGCATTCCACTGTGCGTGGAGGTTGTTTTAAAAGGGATTCATGTTATTTAAAACGGTCATCGTTAGAGTTGTAGGAATACTTTATTATTTAGttcttgctttgaaatgttagttttgctttgaacaaaatatgtaaaataaatacaatctGTTGCTACAAAACACGTAATGGAAATAGTTGTTTACTATATTTCCAACAATtgagcctttttcttcctgaagctATGCAAGCGaatgcagatttttctgcaTTCAAATATAAAACTTAACCTCTGCATTAACTATAGAAGAGATTTCCCAATAGCCAGTTGTTAGGCTGTAACTAAAAGTGGTTATAATAAAAGGCTGAAATGAGGTAAAAAGCATTATTAAGGTATTTCATTCATGTAAAGGTAAACAGCATTACGTGACAGTTCAGCTTAACTGAGTTATTCTTGTTTTTTATAGGTGAAATCATGGCACCTATTGACTCTTCTACTGTCAGACCTTACATAACAaacctgcagctgcttttctaaAACTGTTGATCAGCAAAAATGAAGGGGCTACAGaaacattcatatttttatgcTGTTCCCTCTTGGGCTTCATGCAAAGACAATTCTGTGTAAATGTACAGTTGTGCCCTATTTGgaaatcctgaaaaatcagTCCATACTtgttataaaaaaattttttacaattGTAATTATATTGATGTTCATATTGTGTAAAATAACTCATTTAATAAAGTAGTACTTTGATTTTACAATATCACAGATTAAATCCTTGTAGAAGTTCTGTTTCAACTTTCTGCATTATCTGCCTTATAATAAAGACAAAGTGGAATTTTCCCCATCCTGCCAAAACATCAGCAGTATCATTCCACTGAAAGTAATGTACATTACAGTAAATTAATCTTAAGTGAAGAGGGAAGCTGCTCAGATTTACTGTTCAGTGTGCTGCCTGCTTGAGCCCAGCACTAGTGGTCAAGTTGTTGGCTCAAGGCGCAGCAGACTCCCTAGAAGCTGCATGAGAATCGTGAGACTTCCTTCTAAATTTTTGTCCTGTGTATTGGAGTCTAATACTGCAAGCCATTTCGAATGGGATTCCTTTACTGTGGGGGATCATGTTCCTTGAAGTCATGCACTGGAGAGACTCTAGTTATGCTTGTTATCCTTTATATTTGGTAGATGGCTGAGGAAGCTGAGAGGTGGCAGGATTGAATGCTTCTGGGTATGCTGGCTTGAAAAACGCTCGCAAATATTAGGTTAAAGCAACTCTGCTCTTAGTTGAAAAATTGatttgaaaagatgtttttaatgataatttGAGCAGTCAACCACACATGTTCTCCCTCAAATGCATCTGGTTATTTCAGTAGCAGCTCTCcaagaaatatgtaaaatagCCAGCCATTAATAACCTTTCTTCACAACCAGCTTAAAATAAGCCTGTTGGGAAAGAGCCAAACTAAAATAATACGGCTACTTTAAGAAATCGGATGTGATTAAAGTTGCATTGACAAGAAAAAGCTGGATAGTAACTCCCTGGCCAAGAACATTAGAGCAGCTAAACATAATTACCCTTAAAGTGTTCTGGGCTCAGTTCTAATCCCAGATGTACAGCACAGAAGTAGTGGAGAAACATCCGAATTGTGCTAGAAGGTCTGCTATACAAAATCCTATCTTTGGCATTTGGAGGGGGCTTATTTAAGAGCTTTAGGTTTGACCTTGCAGTAAGAAGCAATACTAGAATTGCTGTGATTTACTGAGGTTACAACGGATGTAAAAATTCTGGCAGTCCAAGTAACCCTTGCTATGCAGCAGGACTGTACATCTGACCTTCAAATGGCTTCC
Above is a genomic segment from Ciconia boyciana chromosome 2, ASM3463844v1, whole genome shotgun sequence containing:
- the ZNF706 gene encoding zinc finger protein 706, which gives rise to MRSGGAPFLLLLLLSGRRRRLLRGARSLLHPLARPPRPDSRPDMARGQQKIQSQQKNAKKQAEQKKKQGHDQKAAAKAALIYTCTVCRTQMPDPKTFKQHFESKHPKTPLPPELADVQA